CTGATCAGAAGTTCCATTCAGGAGAGTTAGACAACTAATGCCTCCCATTAAGGTAATCTGGGAACCTATTTCATCTTTTGTGTGTTTTACGGTCATTCCACTTGTGGGATCTATACCGTCCATAGCGTCGATGCCAATAGAGGGCAAGCTCTTAAGCAGAGGATTATAGTTACCGCAACAATGTTTATAACAGAAAACACCACGAACGTGTATTTCCTCTACTATAGCCTTATATGCTGGAACGCAAAAGCGTTCATAAATATCAGGAGAGATAACACTTGCCGAAGCATATGAATCGCCTATGTATATACAATCAATACCAACTTTAATGAATGCCTTGACCTTTTCGATGGAAATCTCAACTGCTTTGTCAATAAGTGCACATGCCAACTCTGGGTTGTCATAAAAACTCATGAGGGCAATTTCTGAACTCCCCATTTTTTCTACCATAAAATTGATCGTCTGCGAACTACACATACCAACCGTAAACAATCTTTTTTCATGAGCTTTTACAATGCACTCTTTGACTGTTTCTAAACAGCCTTTTTCAAGGTATTCTTCTGCAAACACAACTTCAATCATATTCACATCTGATAAACTATTTACGACGGACTGTGGATTGCATGGAATGAACTTTCCACCACCCTTGACGTCATAAAACCCTTCTTGTTTCCCGCTTTTTTTATCACGTTGCACAAGTTTACCATTTTCTTCTCTTGCAACTTTATCATGAAACCACGTAAGTTCAGGGCCCAAACAAAACCGTACCCCATCTGCCTGATATTTTAGTGCTGCTTCAAGCATGCATTCTGTACCGAGTGATGGATTAATGAGCGCATCTTCAAATCTATATCCACATGCTAAACAAGCATGATCTGTATAAATTGTTGGGAAAAATGGAACGCAATCCGGCATCTCACCAGAAAAAACACTTCGCATTCTATCTATGGAGTTCATTTGTTTCATAATATTTCAGTATCTAACATTAATCATTGAACGTTTGCTGCTACTTTAGAATTACAGTATCTCAAATTGTTTAAAACATCAATAAGAAATACATAAAATGTGTGCTTGTACTCTGTTTTGTCCCTTGAGTTGTAGGTGTATTATTTGATTTATTATAGTCCATGAGATATAATCAAAAGCCATGATAAATAAAGCGAAATTAGGAGTTTTGGTTTCAGGCAGAGGGTCTAATCTTCAGTCTATTATTGATAATATTGAAAAAGGAAAATTGAATGCGGAAATAGCAATTGTTATAAGTGATGTAAAGGATGCCTATGCTCTGGAAAGGGCAAGGAAGCATAATATAAAAACATGTTTTATTAATCCAAAAGATTTTAAAAACCACAGCGGATTTTTTGATGAAATAGGAAAGATTCTCAAACAAAACAGTGTTGAATATGTGATTCTTGCAGGATTTATGAGAATAGTTCCTTTATCACTGATAAATGCATATAAAAATAAAATGTTGAATATTCATCCTGCTCTGCTTCCTTCTTTCCCAGGATTGGGCGTGCAGAAAAAAGCACTGGAATATGGAGTGAAATATTCCGGCTGCACAGTGCATTTTGTTGATGAAGGATGTGATACAGGGCCTATAGTTCTTCAGGCAGTTGTTCCTGTGCTTGAGAATGATACTGAGGAAACTCTATCTCAGCGTATCCTTAAAGAAGAACATAGAATTTATTCGGAGGCTATTGATAGGGTCATAAATGGTAAGGTAAAGATTGTAAAGAGAAGAGTAATAAAAAAATGAAAAAGAAACTATTTAACAAAGTTTGCATATTTGGTGTTGGACTTATTGGCGGTTCTATAGGTATGGCGATCAAAAAGAATGGATTAGCTGATAAAGTTATTGGTATCGGCAGAAACATTAAAAAACTTAAAAAAGCTGTTTTAGCAGGAGCAGTTGATACAGTTACAACAGATTATATCAAAGAAGTTAAGGATGCGGATCTGGTAATTCTGTCAATGCATATAAAATCCTCTATTGAAGCTGCAAAAAGAATAGCCCCTTTTTTAAAAAAAGACGCAGTAGTTACTGACGTAGAAAGCACAAAAGAACTGTTTTATAAGAAGATGCAGGAGATACTGCCTGATGGAATACATTTTGTTGGTGCGCATCCAATAGCTGGTTTAGAAAGACACGGTGTTGATGTTGCAACCCATAGATTGTTTAATGGAGCTGTGTGTGTGATTACAAAAACCTCAAAAACAAATAAAGATGCGCTCCTAAAAGTTAAAAAGCTATGGAATAAAATGGGAGCTGATGTTGTGCTTTTCTCGCCAAGTCAACATGATAAGCTGGTTGCTCTTACAAGTCATCTGCCTCATATAGCGGCTGTATCACTTGTTAGTGCTCTGGGCAAAACAGACACAATAGACAAAGATTTAAAACTTGTCATTGGGAAAGGGTTCAGGGATACAACCAGAATTGCTTCAAGCTCTCCTCAAATGTGGCAGGAGATATGTATAACAAATAAAAAGAATATCTTAGATGCTTTATCAAGATTCCAAAGAGAACTGGGCAAGATATACAAATTAATACACAAATCTGACAGAGAAGAACTAATCAAAAAGCTTGAAGAGGCAAAATCTCTTAGAACTAGTTTGAAGTAAAAAGATAGGATTCATGCACTCAATAACAGTAAGATCAGTAAATAAATTATCCGGTACTATTTATGTTCCCGGGGATAAATCAATCTCCCACAGAGCAATTATTCTTGGCTCTCTGGCAAAGGGGACAACAAGAATAACAGGGTTTCTTGAGAGTGAGGATTGCATGAGAACAGTTGAAATTTTCAGGCAGCTTGGTGTTGATATATCTAAGGTGGGAAAGGAGTTAGTGATAACTTCAAATGGTCTCCATAGACTAAAAGAGCCCAAGGAGGATTTATATGCAGGTAACTCCGGAACAACAATGAGACTTATGCTTGGAGTTCTGGCAGGTCAGAAGTTTACTTCAAGAATTACGGGGGATGATTCTCTTTGCAAAAGACCTATGAAAAGAGTCACAGATCCTCTCAGGCAAATGGGTGCCAAGATTACAGGTAAAGATAATGCTAATTATGCTCCTATTACAATTTGTGGAGGAGCTCTCTCTGCAATAGAGTACAAGTCTCCTATTTCAAGCGCTCAGGTGAAGTCTTCCATACTTTTAGCAGGTTTATATGCGAATGGCACAACATCTGTTATTGAGCCTTTTAAGTCAAGAGATCATACAGAGGTAATGTTAAAATATCTTGGCGCAGATTTAAAAGTAGATGAAACCAAGGTATCAATAAAGGGAGAGGGACATTTAACGTCAAGAGATATAGTTGTTCCTGGAGACATTTCTTCTGCCGCGTTTTTTATTGTAGCTGCTTCATGCTTAGAAGGATCAGAAATTGTAATTAAAAATGTAGGAGTAAATCCTACCCGGACGGGTATAATTGATGTGATGAGAAGAATGGGCGCAGATATAGAATTAAAAAACAAAAAAACAATCTCAGAAGAGCCTCGGACAGATATTCTTATTAAAAGCAGCAGGCTTAAGGGCATTACTATTGAACCCAAGGAAATTCCAAGAATAATTGATGAAATTCCAATAATTGCAGTTGCTGCCGCTAGAGCGCGTGAAGAAACTGTAATTAAAGGAGTCTCTGAATTGAAAGTTAAAGAAAGCAACAGGCTCATGGCAATTCATGATCTGTTTCACTACTTTGGAATGAAGCTCAATGATTGCAGTTCTAAAAGATTGGTTATTCCAGGAGAGCAAGATATGAAACCTAAAATCTTCGGGGACGTATGTAACAGCCTTGGAGATCATAGAATAGCTATGACCGGGATTATCATGGGACTTATGGCAAAGGGTACAACAAAGATATTTAATACAGATTGTATTAATACATCTTTCCCTGGTTTTATAGAAATATTGGGAAAAATAACTCCTAAAGGGACGATTGAAATTGAGAAATAAGCTAACTATAGCCATTGATGGGCCTGCTGGTTCAGGCAAAAGCAGCGTTTCAAAGATTATTGCAAAAAGATTGGGACTTTTGTATGTAGATACAGGAGCTATGTACAGAGCGCTTACACTTAAGGCTATTGAAAATGGTGTTAATATAAAAAAAGAGATGGCATTAGTAGAGCTTGCACATAATACAGAAATTGAGCTAATTCATCAGGAAGAAAAAACTGTTGTCTTACTTGATGGACAAGATGTAACAGAAAAAATAAGAGGGACTAATGTAACAAATAATGTCTTTTATCTTGCCAGAGCAGAAGGAGTAAGAGAGTGCATGAAGAGGCTGCAGAGGAAAATTGCAGAAAAAGGCGATGTCGTAATGGAAGGACGAGATATCACAACGGTTATATTGCCTGATGCAGACTATAAGTTTTATCTGGATGCTTCTTTTGAGGAGCGTGTGAAAAGGCGCAGGAAAGAGTTAGAACAAAATGGCCAGCAAATTGTGGAATCAGAACTCTCAAAAGATATAAAAATGCGAGACAAAAAAGATTTGACAAGAAAAATAGCACCTTTAATAAAAGCAGAGGATGCTATTGTTATTGACTCAACAGGAATGAGTTTGGAAGAAGAAGCAGAAACAGTCATATCCTACATAACATGATAAATTCGAAGCACAAAGCACGAAATCCTAAACAATATCAAATGACAAAAATATAAATGTTCAAAACAATGTTTAGAATTTTAAAAATTGGAATTTTGGATTTATTTCGAGTTTCGATATTCGGATTTTGTATTTATTTGTTCTAATGATATATACAATAGCTAAATTAATTTCATATATTTTCTGTAAGATTTATTTCAGATTGGAAGTAAAGGGCGCTGATAATGTTCCTAAAAAAGGGGGGGTGTTAGTGGCTTCAAATCATAGCAGTTTCCTGGACCCTGTTATTGTAGGTGTTGGGATATCCAGAGCAACTTATTACCTTACAAAACAAAACTTGTTTAAGATTCCTATATTTGGATTGCTAATCAAATCCTTGCATACTATCCCAGTAAGGCGTGAGCAGGTAAGCATTTCTACATTTAAAGAATTAATTAGATCCCTACACTCTAAAAAAGCTGTCATTCTATTTCCTGAAGGGACAAGAAGTATAGATGGGAAACTAGGCCAAGGAAAGATTGGTATAGGCATGCTTGCTTTAAAAGCAAATGTTCCCATTGTCCCTGCATATATAGATGGAGCGACAAAGGCTTTCCCTAAATATGGTAAATGGATACATCCAAAGAAGATTAGAGTTATCTTTGGCAAGCCAATTATGCCTAATAGTAAAGACCCAAATAAAAATAACTATCGAAGAATAAGCGCTCAAGTAATGGAGTCTATAAATCGTTTAAAAGAAAATATTACTTGCTAATAGGGAAACAGTCTGCTATTTTGTAAAAACAATTTTTATGAAATTTTGAGAAAATAAGGAGGATTTTAATTTAATGCAGAAGACTAAGGAAGATTTAGAAGCATTATATGAGCAGAGTTTCAGAAATATAAAAAAGGGGGATGTTATAAAGGGGAAAATTATTGAAATTGGACGAAATGAGGTAGTGGTGGATATAGGGTATAAATCTGAAGGAGTAATCCCCATTGATGAATTTAAGGATGCATCTAAGCTAAAGGTTGGAGATGAGACTGAAGTTTTACTTGAGAAAATTGAAGACGAATCAGGCTCAGTAGTCTTATCAAAAGAAAAGGCTGGCCAAATGAAGTTTTGGAACGAGATCGTGGCAGCGTTTTCGGAAGAAAAAAGTGTTACAGGCAAACTGATAAAAAGGATAAAAGGTGGGTTTTCTGTAGATATCGGAGTTGAGGGATTCTTACCTACTTCACAGTCAGATATCAAGATAATTGCTGATTTCGAAAATATGCTTAATAAAGATTTAGAGTTTAAGATTATAAAATTGAATAAAATGCGTAGAAATGTTGTGCTTTCTCGTAAAACATTGTTTAAGAAGACACAAGTAGAGGATAGAGAAAAACTTTTTGAAGAGCTAAAGGAAGGACAGATTAGAAAAGGATTCATTAAAAATATAACAGATTTTGGAGCCTTTGTTGACCTTGGGGGAATTGATGGATTACTTCATATAACAGATATATCATGGGGGCGCATATCGCATCCTTCAGATATACTTTCTCTTGGACAGGAGATAGAAGTTATGATTTTGTCAATTGATAAAGAAAAGAATAGAGTATCTCTTGGTCTAAAGCAAAAAACTACCAATCCATGGTTAGACATAGATAAAAAATATCCTATTGGTTCAAAGGTTAAGGGAAAAGTAGTGAATATTACTGCTTATGGGGCTTTTATTGAATTAGAAGAAGGAATAGAGGGTTTAATGCATATATCTCAAATGTCATGGACTAAAAAGATTATGCATCCCTCTGAGGTTGTAAATATGGGAGATGTAGTAGAAGCTATTGTTTTAAGTCTTGAAAAGGGAGAGGAAAAAATCTCTTTAGGGATAAAGCAGTTGGAAGCCAATCCATGGGAAAAGGTAGAAGAAAAATATCCTGTTGGAGCAAAGATTAAAGGCGTAATTAGAAACATAACTGATTATGGTGTGTTTGTTGAAATAGAAGAAGGGATAGATGGTCTGGTACATATCTCGGATTTATCATGGTCTACGAGAGCAAATGATCCATCGAAAATGTTTAAGAAAGATAATGAGATAGAAGTTGTTGTGTTATCTATAGACTCTGATAATAGAAAAATATCTCTAGGTGTAAAACAGCTTACATCTGATCCTTGGCAAGAGTTATCTGATAAATATAAAGATGGGATGGATGTAGAGTGTGGAGTAATAAAGATAACTAAGTTTGGTATTTTTGTTGAGCTTGAGCGAGGAGTAGAAGGTTTGATTCACGTTTCAGAACTGTCAGAAGGAGAAAATTTAGAGAAGAAATATGAAATTGGCACGAGAATCACTGCCAGAATAGTTAAAATTGATTTACAAGGAAGGAAAATAAGTCTAAGCATAAAAGAGTCTGGCGATAAGCAGAAAAAAGAAAAAATAAAACCCGAAGATACCAAAACTAAAAAAGAAGAAGTTAAAAGCGAATAGAAAGTAACAGTTTAGCCCTCGAAAGCCCCGAAAATTCTTTTGAATGATGATAATTTTTTTTGTCCTAATGTTTAGTTTATGTATAGGCAGTTTTTTAAATGTATGTATTTATCGAATCCCCAGGCAAAAGTCTATAGTATTTCCTCCATCTCTATGTCCAAGATGCAATAAGAGTATAAAATGGTTCGATAATATTCCATTAATAAGCTATATTCTCCTTAGAGGCAGGTGCAGGTTTTGTAAGGAGAGAATATCTGCACAGTATTTTATTGTTGAGCTTCTTACAGGAGTGCTATTACTGTTACTGTATTTTAAATTTGGCATTAGTATCAAGTTCTTTATATATGCACTTCTTTTTGCAGTATTTATAGTTGTTTCTTTTATAGATATTGAGTGGATGCTTATTCCTGATTTCTTTTCTCTTTTTGGAATTGCATTCGGGCTTTTAGTAAGCTTCCTTTATCCTCCATTAATGAATTCAGCATCAAATCTTGAAGCTTTCCTAAGATCCTTAGGAGGGGCTTTATTTGGTGGATTAAGTCTTACATGTGTTGCTTTTTTTGGCTGGTTTATTTTTAAAAAGGAGGCAATGGGAGGAGGGGATATCAAGTTAATAGCAATGATAGGAGCATTTATTGGATGGCAATATACTTTAATGACTCTTTTTATATCATTTCTTGCAGGTGCATTTTTTGGAGTAAGCTTTCTCATTATAGTAGCGATAGAAAGAGTAGTTACAACACTTAAGAGGATAAAAAGAAGGAGTAGCGGGCTCACCAAGAGGCAACTTTATTTCACAGTTCCCGCTAAAAGCTTGATTCATCAGTTGAATCGTAGAAGAGGAACTGCAATACCATTTGGTCCATATATTGTTCTTGGAGCAATTTTATCCATATTATATGGAGATAAGCTTCTTAACATTTATCCCATTATTCTCCAGAAGATATGGGGTATGTAAAATAGACCGTAAATAGGAGACTGACAGTGAAAGAAAAATTAATATTTGAACTCGGGAAAGAAGGAAGAAGAGCCTACACTTTGCCGCTGTGTGATGTAATTGAGCAGAATGTTTCTGAACTAGTTCCCAGAAAGTTCATCAGGAAGAAAGATGCTAACTTGCCGCAGCTTACAGAGTTAGAAGTTATAAGACATTTTACAAGGCTTTCGAAGAATAATTTTAGTGTTGATTCTGAAATGTATCCGTTGGGTTCTTGTACAATGAAATATAATCCAAAAATCAATGAAGAATTAGCAGAGTCTATAGATTTTAGATGCATTCATCCTTTTGTCTCAGAAGAGTTATCTCAGGGAGCATTACACATTCTCTCTCATATGGACAAGCTCCTTTCAGAGATTGGCGGTATGGTAAAAACATGTGTGCAACCGGCTGCTGGCGCGCAGGGCGAACTTACAGCAATGATGATGATAAAGGCATATTTTAAGGATAAAAAAGAAAACAGGTTTAAAGTAATAGTCCCTGACTCGGCACATGGAACAAATCCCGCCAGTGCTGCATTATGCGGTTACGAAGTGGTTGAGGTTAAATCCGATAATAGGGGAAATATTGATGTAAAATCCTTAAGGAATGTTGTTGACGAGAGCGTTGCATGTCTTATGTTAACCAATCCAAACACATTAGGCCTGTTTGAAGAGCATATTCTAGAGGTATCTGACATCATGCACTCAAAAGGCGGCCTTTTATATTATGATGGTGCAAATATGAACGCAATACTCGGTATTGTGCGGCCAGGTGATATGGGGTTTGATATAATGCACTATAATCTTCATAAAACCTTTTCAACACCTCATGGTGGCGGTGGTCCAGGCTCAGGTCCAATATCATGTAAGGAACACCTGAAGCCGTATTTACCAGTACCTCTAATAGAGAAAAATAAGGAGCATAATTACTACTTTGAGTATAATTATCCAAAATCAATAGGCAGGGTACACTCATTCTATGGTAATTTTCTGGTAATATTGAAGGCATATGTATATATCAGAATGCTTGGACCAGATGGTCTTAGAAATGTTAGTGAGAATGCTGTGCTTAATGCAAATTATTTGTTAACTAAATTGAAGAATTATTTTGATGTATCATATG
The nucleotide sequence above comes from bacterium. Encoded proteins:
- a CDS encoding prephenate dehydrogenase, giving the protein MKKKLFNKVCIFGVGLIGGSIGMAIKKNGLADKVIGIGRNIKKLKKAVLAGAVDTVTTDYIKEVKDADLVILSMHIKSSIEAAKRIAPFLKKDAVVTDVESTKELFYKKMQEILPDGIHFVGAHPIAGLERHGVDVATHRLFNGAVCVITKTSKTNKDALLKVKKLWNKMGADVVLFSPSQHDKLVALTSHLPHIAAVSLVSALGKTDTIDKDLKLVIGKGFRDTTRIASSSPQMWQEICITNKKNILDALSRFQRELGKIYKLIHKSDREELIKKLEEAKSLRTSLK
- a CDS encoding uroporphyrinogen decarboxylase family protein, with amino-acid sequence MKQMNSIDRMRSVFSGEMPDCVPFFPTIYTDHACLACGYRFEDALINPSLGTECMLEAALKYQADGVRFCLGPELTWFHDKVAREENGKLVQRDKKSGKQEGFYDVKGGGKFIPCNPQSVVNSLSDVNMIEVVFAEEYLEKGCLETVKECIVKAHEKRLFTVGMCSSQTINFMVEKMGSSEIALMSFYDNPELACALIDKAVEISIEKVKAFIKVGIDCIYIGDSYASASVISPDIYERFCVPAYKAIVEEIHVRGVFCYKHCCGNYNPLLKSLPSIGIDAMDGIDPTSGMTVKHTKDEIGSQITLMGGISCLTLLNGTSDQVYEEAMHCVQEGKPGGRYVLGSGCAVPPNTPCKNIVAARKAKEDHGKY
- a CDS encoding prepilin peptidase, translating into MMIIFFVLMFSLCIGSFLNVCIYRIPRQKSIVFPPSLCPRCNKSIKWFDNIPLISYILLRGRCRFCKERISAQYFIVELLTGVLLLLLYFKFGISIKFFIYALLFAVFIVVSFIDIEWMLIPDFFSLFGIAFGLLVSFLYPPLMNSASNLEAFLRSLGGALFGGLSLTCVAFFGWFIFKKEAMGGGDIKLIAMIGAFIGWQYTLMTLFISFLAGAFFGVSFLIIVAIERVVTTLKRIKRRSSGLTKRQLYFTVPAKSLIHQLNRRRGTAIPFGPYIVLGAILSILYGDKLLNIYPIILQKIWGM
- a CDS encoding lysophospholipid acyltransferase family protein; translated protein: MIYTIAKLISYIFCKIYFRLEVKGADNVPKKGGVLVASNHSSFLDPVIVGVGISRATYYLTKQNLFKIPIFGLLIKSLHTIPVRREQVSISTFKELIRSLHSKKAVILFPEGTRSIDGKLGQGKIGIGMLALKANVPIVPAYIDGATKAFPKYGKWIHPKKIRVIFGKPIMPNSKDPNKNNYRRISAQVMESINRLKENITC
- the cmk gene encoding (d)CMP kinase, producing the protein MRNKLTIAIDGPAGSGKSSVSKIIAKRLGLLYVDTGAMYRALTLKAIENGVNIKKEMALVELAHNTEIELIHQEEKTVVLLDGQDVTEKIRGTNVTNNVFYLARAEGVRECMKRLQRKIAEKGDVVMEGRDITTVILPDADYKFYLDASFEERVKRRRKELEQNGQQIVESELSKDIKMRDKKDLTRKIAPLIKAEDAIVIDSTGMSLEEEAETVISYIT
- the gcvPB gene encoding aminomethyl-transferring glycine dehydrogenase subunit GcvPB — translated: MTVKEKLIFELGKEGRRAYTLPLCDVIEQNVSELVPRKFIRKKDANLPQLTELEVIRHFTRLSKNNFSVDSEMYPLGSCTMKYNPKINEELAESIDFRCIHPFVSEELSQGALHILSHMDKLLSEIGGMVKTCVQPAAGAQGELTAMMMIKAYFKDKKENRFKVIVPDSAHGTNPASAALCGYEVVEVKSDNRGNIDVKSLRNVVDESVACLMLTNPNTLGLFEEHILEVSDIMHSKGGLLYYDGANMNAILGIVRPGDMGFDIMHYNLHKTFSTPHGGGGPGSGPISCKEHLKPYLPVPLIEKNKEHNYYFEYNYPKSIGRVHSFYGNFLVILKAYVYIRMLGPDGLRNVSENAVLNANYLLTKLKNYFDVSYDRNCMHEFVLSAQRFKKKGVRALDIAKRLLDYGIHPPTMYFPLIIDEALMIEPTETETKEVLDEFVDVMIKIAQEIEYTPEKVINAPCKTSLSRLDEVKAARHPDLRWSSE
- the aroA gene encoding 3-phosphoshikimate 1-carboxyvinyltransferase, producing MHSITVRSVNKLSGTIYVPGDKSISHRAIILGSLAKGTTRITGFLESEDCMRTVEIFRQLGVDISKVGKELVITSNGLHRLKEPKEDLYAGNSGTTMRLMLGVLAGQKFTSRITGDDSLCKRPMKRVTDPLRQMGAKITGKDNANYAPITICGGALSAIEYKSPISSAQVKSSILLAGLYANGTTSVIEPFKSRDHTEVMLKYLGADLKVDETKVSIKGEGHLTSRDIVVPGDISSAAFFIVAASCLEGSEIVIKNVGVNPTRTGIIDVMRRMGADIELKNKKTISEEPRTDILIKSSRLKGITIEPKEIPRIIDEIPIIAVAAARAREETVIKGVSELKVKESNRLMAIHDLFHYFGMKLNDCSSKRLVIPGEQDMKPKIFGDVCNSLGDHRIAMTGIIMGLMAKGTTKIFNTDCINTSFPGFIEILGKITPKGTIEIEK
- a CDS encoding 30S ribosomal protein S1, with product MQKTKEDLEALYEQSFRNIKKGDVIKGKIIEIGRNEVVVDIGYKSEGVIPIDEFKDASKLKVGDETEVLLEKIEDESGSVVLSKEKAGQMKFWNEIVAAFSEEKSVTGKLIKRIKGGFSVDIGVEGFLPTSQSDIKIIADFENMLNKDLEFKIIKLNKMRRNVVLSRKTLFKKTQVEDREKLFEELKEGQIRKGFIKNITDFGAFVDLGGIDGLLHITDISWGRISHPSDILSLGQEIEVMILSIDKEKNRVSLGLKQKTTNPWLDIDKKYPIGSKVKGKVVNITAYGAFIELEEGIEGLMHISQMSWTKKIMHPSEVVNMGDVVEAIVLSLEKGEEKISLGIKQLEANPWEKVEEKYPVGAKIKGVIRNITDYGVFVEIEEGIDGLVHISDLSWSTRANDPSKMFKKDNEIEVVVLSIDSDNRKISLGVKQLTSDPWQELSDKYKDGMDVECGVIKITKFGIFVELERGVEGLIHVSELSEGENLEKKYEIGTRITARIVKIDLQGRKISLSIKESGDKQKKEKIKPEDTKTKKEEVKSE
- the purN gene encoding phosphoribosylglycinamide formyltransferase — protein: MINKAKLGVLVSGRGSNLQSIIDNIEKGKLNAEIAIVISDVKDAYALERARKHNIKTCFINPKDFKNHSGFFDEIGKILKQNSVEYVILAGFMRIVPLSLINAYKNKMLNIHPALLPSFPGLGVQKKALEYGVKYSGCTVHFVDEGCDTGPIVLQAVVPVLENDTEETLSQRILKEEHRIYSEAIDRVINGKVKIVKRRVIKK